The Zestosphaera sp. DNA window GATAGTGGGGCTTTCGGCAACTGTTGGTGAGCCGCAAATACTTAGTGAGTGGCTAGACTCAGAACTAGTCGTTAGTGATTGGCGCCCGGTAAAACTAATTGAAGGCTTCTACCTGTCTAGAAGAAACCTCATAGTTTTTTCTGATGGACGTTTAGAGGAAGTCCAGAAGAAGCAGACTCTCCCACAACACTGTTATACGAGAGCTATAAACGAAAATTACCAACTACTTATTTTTGTGCAGGCAAGGAAGAAAGCCGAGGAACTCTCTTCTAAGCTAGCGTCTCTAAACCTAGAGGAAGTACCTGAAACTAAAGACTTAGTGAGAGAGCTAGAGTCTTCTGAAGCCCCGAAATCAGAAATCGAGTCGTTATCTAAGGTGGTTCTGCGAGGAATTGCATACCATCACGCAGGACTCTCTCTAGCGTCAAGGAAAATAATAGAGAAAGGGTTTAGGAACAGGATCCTCAGAGCAGTCGTAGCTACTCCCACCCTAGCAGCAGGTATAAACCTGCCTGCTAGGAGAGTAGTAGTCTATACTAGGAGATTTGAGGGCTTCCTCAAACCAATCACGGTGGCTGAATTCAAGCAGATGGCCGGGAGGGCGGGCAGACCTCAATATGACCCTTATGGGGAGGCAATAGTAGCTGACGTATCCTCGGAAGAAGAGGGGTGGGGCTACGTTTTAGGCAAGCCAGAACCTGTCAAGTCTGCTTTACTGCAGGATAGAGCAGTAAGAATCAGCACTTTAGCTCTAATAGCTTCGGGAGATGCTAGAACACCCGAAGATCTCATAAGTATTTTCGAGAAAACTCTGGCGGGCTTCATGATGGGCAGGAGAGCCAGCATCAATGCTGTTAATTACGGGCTGAAGATATTGAGTGAGGAAGGCATGATCGAAGAGAGTGGCTCCCTGCTGAGAGCTACTAAGCTAGGAGCTACTGTTTCAAGAATGTATATAGACCCGCTCTCAGCAGTCATCATACTCAACAACCTTAAGAAGATCATAACAGCTAAGCCTCTCTATTACCTGACGCTGATAGCCCTAACCCCGGATTTCGGCAGAGTCAGGATAACGAATTACCGAGTATATTCTGCAGAAGCGCGCTCACTACTTGCTATGAGTTTAATCCCAGAACCCCCTGAAGACTTAGAAGAAGTAGGGTATTATGACTGGTTGCGAGCCTACAAGATAGGTAAAATACTTAATGAGTGGATAGAAGAAGTTCCTGAAGACGAGATTTTAAGTAAGCACGGTATCGGGTCAGGGGATTTAAGGATATTAATAGAGACTGGCGAGTGGCTAACTTATGCTGCGTCAAAAATATGTGACGTAATTGGCTTGAAGGAACATGCTAAGAGACTTGACACGCTAAGTGTTAGAGTTAGTTACGGTATTAAAGAAGAATTACTTGATTTAGTTCGTGTTAGGGGGATTGGGAGAGTAAGAGCTCGAATTCTTTACGACCACGGAATTAAGACTGTTGAAGAGCTTGCTTCCGCTGACCCGGCTGAGCTAGCTAATCTTAGGAGCTTCGGACCTAAAGTAGCTCGTGAAGTAATTGAGGATGCTAAGAAGCTTGTCAGCTCATGAAGGCAGCGCAGAAAACAACTTCACTAAATCTACTTCAGCTACGGTGATAGGAACGAGTATGTTTAAGCTAATCAATATCTCAGGACTTACCTCGCCGACAATCCCTACTGACTCACCCTTAACAAAAACCTCAGCGGTCCTACCACTTATTAATGCCTTTCTTGAAGTTCTTCTCAACTCGTAGTTAATCCCGAGTGTCTTCATCAACGACTTAAGCACTACCAGCCCATCAGTTAGTGTGTAGCCGTCACCAGCTAACCCATAAGCGAGTTTTTTCGTATACGTTGGTTGCCCACCTTCACTAAGCCTGACTACATCACCTACCTCGAATATCTCTAGCTTTCTTCTTTTAGAGCTGTTCGTTTTCACTGACGTGAGTATAGCGGGTATTAGAGAGTTCCTTACAGCTGAGTATGTCTTCATCTTAGGATTCTTCACTCTCACAAAGTCTTCATCGCTAACTAAGCTGAGTATGTCAGGGTCTGTCAACATGAAATTCAGTACTTCCTGAAGACCTAAACCCAACATAACCTCTCTTA harbors:
- a CDS encoding DEAD/DEAH box helicase, with translation MRVDELKLPNEVVEALRRRGITILTPPQAEAIKKGLFEGRSLVVVAPTASGKTLVGELALINTWLSGGKGIYVSPLKALAEEKYEEFKFWSSLGVRVGITTGDYDNPGEELKRYDWIVATYERMDSVFRLKPSWLNEVKTIVIDELHMVGDEDRGPIVELLAVRSLLNNLQIVGLSATVGEPQILSEWLDSELVVSDWRPVKLIEGFYLSRRNLIVFSDGRLEEVQKKQTLPQHCYTRAINENYQLLIFVQARKKAEELSSKLASLNLEEVPETKDLVRELESSEAPKSEIESLSKVVLRGIAYHHAGLSLASRKIIEKGFRNRILRAVVATPTLAAGINLPARRVVVYTRRFEGFLKPITVAEFKQMAGRAGRPQYDPYGEAIVADVSSEEEGWGYVLGKPEPVKSALLQDRAVRISTLALIASGDARTPEDLISIFEKTLAGFMMGRRASINAVNYGLKILSEEGMIEESGSLLRATKLGATVSRMYIDPLSAVIILNNLKKIITAKPLYYLTLIALTPDFGRVRITNYRVYSAEARSLLAMSLIPEPPEDLEEVGYYDWLRAYKIGKILNEWIEEVPEDEILSKHGIGSGDLRILIETGEWLTYAASKICDVIGLKEHAKRLDTLSVRVSYGIKEELLDLVRVRGIGRVRARILYDHGIKTVEELASADPAELANLRSFGPKVAREVIEDAKKLVSS